A region of Angustibacter sp. Root456 DNA encodes the following proteins:
- a CDS encoding MFS transporter, producing MRDLLRHRDLRLLLSGQTLSMFGDTAMLLVLAMWAKQLTGSNSIAGSVFAALVLPSLLAPFGGLVIDRFRRRTVMIVTDVVTCAVVLLLLLVRDRGDVWLLFVVAFLYGASLVFFQSARSALLPSIVPEQLLGPANGSLSTVREALRLVGPLTGAGLFAAFGGPAVAVLDAATFLLSAGALALMRVTEPEPERGPREHHVLHDATLGARHLWAVPVLRATVLATVISLLAIGMGESVFLAVVDQGLGRPVAFLGVLMTVQGVGAVASGLAVTLLINRVGETRLVPLGLALMGAGCLLVSSRSVVVVGLGALVVGAGLPAVIVALTTLLQKHAPAPLQGRVFTAFEFLTGGPQLLSILAGAALVGFVDYRILLVVMAIGLLGAAAYSVARLRSPEPSVAVADATG from the coding sequence GTGCGTGACCTCCTGCGCCACCGCGACCTGCGCCTGCTGCTGAGCGGCCAGACCCTGTCGATGTTCGGCGACACCGCGATGCTGCTCGTGCTGGCCATGTGGGCCAAGCAGCTCACCGGGTCGAACTCGATCGCCGGCAGCGTCTTCGCCGCGCTCGTCCTGCCCTCGCTGCTGGCGCCGTTCGGCGGTCTGGTGATCGACCGGTTCCGTCGTCGCACCGTGATGATCGTGACCGACGTCGTCACCTGCGCGGTCGTCCTGCTGCTCCTGCTCGTGCGCGATCGCGGCGACGTGTGGCTGCTGTTCGTCGTGGCGTTCCTCTACGGTGCCTCGCTCGTCTTCTTCCAGTCGGCGCGCTCGGCGCTGCTGCCCTCGATCGTCCCCGAGCAGCTGCTCGGCCCGGCCAACGGCAGCCTGAGCACCGTGCGCGAGGCGCTGCGCCTGGTCGGGCCGCTGACCGGGGCGGGGCTGTTCGCGGCGTTCGGCGGACCGGCGGTGGCGGTGCTCGACGCCGCGACGTTCCTGCTGTCGGCTGGAGCCCTCGCGCTCATGCGCGTCACCGAGCCCGAGCCCGAGCGCGGCCCCCGCGAGCACCACGTGCTGCACGACGCCACCCTCGGCGCGCGTCACCTGTGGGCGGTGCCCGTGCTGCGGGCCACGGTGCTCGCGACGGTGATCTCGCTGCTCGCGATCGGTATGGGGGAGAGCGTGTTCCTCGCCGTCGTCGACCAGGGCCTCGGCCGTCCGGTGGCGTTCCTCGGGGTGCTCATGACGGTGCAGGGCGTCGGCGCGGTGGCGTCCGGTCTCGCCGTCACCCTGCTCATCAACCGGGTGGGGGAGACGCGGCTGGTTCCCCTCGGCCTGGCGCTGATGGGGGCCGGGTGCCTGCTGGTGTCGAGCCGCTCGGTGGTCGTCGTGGGCCTCGGCGCGCTGGTGGTCGGGGCCGGGCTGCCCGCCGTCATCGTGGCTCTCACGACGCTGCTGCAGAAGCACGCGCCCGCACCGCTGCAGGGTCGGGTGTTCACGGCGTTCGAGTTCCTCACCGGTGGGCCGCAGCTGTTGTCGATCCTCGCGGGCGCGGCGCTCGTGGGATTCGTCGACTACCGGATCCTGCTCGTCGTCATGGCGATCGGCCTGCTCGGCGCGGCGGCGTACAGCGTGGCTCGGTTGCGCTCTCCAGAGCCTTCCGTGGCGGTGGCCGACGCGACAGGATGA
- a CDS encoding helix-turn-helix transcriptional regulator, whose protein sequence is MSDDQPDLPVRDISDARSMRALAHPLRLRLLEHLALRGPLTATQCADLVGESPASCSFHLRQLAKYGFVEEAEGGKGRNRPWRSVATGHRWDTGPDAPAGERAAAQALTQQFRRHDAELYADYQRSRDELPEEWQKAAMEVTFNGYLTADELAHLHEQLHELWRPYAERVVDPSRRPDDARLVHLDAVGFPRADEKGSSRA, encoded by the coding sequence GTGAGCGATGACCAGCCCGACCTGCCCGTCCGCGACATCTCGGACGCCCGCTCGATGCGCGCCCTGGCCCACCCCCTGCGGCTGCGCCTGCTCGAGCACCTCGCGCTGCGCGGGCCGCTGACCGCCACCCAGTGTGCCGACCTCGTGGGCGAGTCGCCGGCGTCCTGCTCGTTCCACCTGCGCCAGCTCGCCAAGTACGGCTTCGTCGAAGAGGCCGAGGGGGGCAAGGGGCGCAACCGGCCGTGGCGGTCGGTGGCCACCGGGCACCGGTGGGACACCGGCCCCGACGCCCCCGCAGGTGAGCGCGCGGCGGCGCAGGCCCTCACCCAGCAGTTCCGCCGGCACGACGCCGAGCTGTACGCCGACTACCAGCGCAGCCGCGACGAGCTGCCCGAGGAGTGGCAGAAGGCGGCGATGGAGGTGACGTTCAACGGCTACCTCACCGCCGACGAGCTGGCTCACCTGCACGAGCAGCTGCACGAGCTCTGGCGTCCGTACGCCGAGCGCGTCGTCGACCCGAGTCGCCGTCCGGACGACGCGCGACTCGTCCACCTGGACGCCGTGGGCTTCCCCCGCGCCGATGAGAAGGGGAGTTCCCGTGCGTGA
- a CDS encoding LLM class flavin-dependent oxidoreductase — translation MPASERKVRVGVVVLPQQRWSQAAARWRAVEAMGFDHAWTYDHLAWQSLADEPWFATVPTLTAAATVTERIELGTWVASPNYRHPVPFAKEVMSLDDVSGARFVLGVGAGGTGWDARVLGQDELTPRERVERLQEFVRLLDLLLTQSSTTWRGQWFEAVEARMVSGPIGPRRPPFVVAANGPRAMAVAATLGDGWATTGATAAEAGQDAWWRGVGELSRRFDEALEAAGREGGAVRRYLNLDSGAVFSLSSAEVFADALGRAEELGFTDVVTHWPRAEGVYAGDEAVLEQVAGQLL, via the coding sequence GTGCCAGCCAGCGAGCGCAAGGTCCGGGTCGGGGTCGTCGTCCTGCCGCAGCAGCGGTGGTCGCAGGCAGCGGCGCGCTGGCGCGCGGTGGAGGCCATGGGCTTCGACCACGCGTGGACCTACGACCACCTCGCGTGGCAGAGCCTGGCGGACGAGCCGTGGTTCGCCACGGTGCCGACGCTCACCGCGGCCGCCACCGTGACCGAGCGCATCGAGCTCGGCACGTGGGTCGCCTCGCCGAACTACCGCCATCCGGTGCCCTTCGCCAAGGAGGTCATGAGCCTCGACGACGTCAGCGGCGCGCGCTTCGTGCTGGGGGTCGGCGCGGGCGGGACCGGCTGGGACGCCAGGGTGCTGGGCCAGGACGAGCTCACGCCGCGCGAGCGGGTCGAGCGGTTGCAGGAGTTCGTCAGGCTGCTGGACCTGCTGCTGACGCAGTCGTCGACGACCTGGCGCGGGCAGTGGTTCGAGGCGGTCGAGGCGCGCATGGTGTCCGGCCCGATCGGACCACGTCGGCCGCCGTTCGTCGTGGCGGCCAACGGGCCGCGAGCCATGGCCGTGGCGGCCACGCTCGGCGACGGCTGGGCGACGACGGGGGCCACGGCGGCCGAAGCGGGGCAGGACGCCTGGTGGCGGGGCGTGGGCGAGCTCAGCCGGCGCTTCGACGAGGCGTTGGAGGCGGCCGGGCGCGAAGGCGGCGCGGTGCGCCGCTACCTCAACCTCGACTCCGGTGCCGTGTTCTCGCTCAGCTCGGCGGAGGTCTTCGCCGACGCGCTGGGCCGGGCCGAGGAGCTCGGCTTCACCGACGTCGTCACGCACTGGCCGCGGGCCGAGGGCGTCTACGCCGGGGACGAGGCGGTGCTGGAGCAGGTGGCGGGGCAGCTGCTCTGA